GGTACAAACTAAGCCATAACGTCCTGAACATCAAACTACTACATAAAAGTACTCCCCACTTCATTCATAGCCAAATCCCTAAAGATCAAGTTTGACCTTCCTTGTCCTCATCCTCTTGGCACGTTCCCAGAACTTGAATCGCGATCAGCAGAACAACCAGCAGCAGAAAGAACAGAAGAACATTCCACAGGTGAAATGTCATCAAGCGAAACAGCGATCCCCCCAATTTCTGACAGTTCACCAGAATAATCAGCCATATTGTCACTCAATGGATGATCATTTGATCCAGAAGCAAGTTTGGAAACAAATGCATCGGTTATCAACTGGAAATGTAAGTTTTAATCTTAGTCAacataaaatcaatttttttgacAATAGAAGAACAAAATAATACCTTCGTAGGAGTATTAACAACAACTTTAGACTTGAACATTTCAATGACACCAAGATTATCACAGATCTTCTTTACTTTAAAAGAATCATCAAATTTCACACCATGGTCACAGACTTTCTCAACCTTGAAAAGGAACTCGCGCCCAACTATGTCCTTCACAGCATCAGGGTATTCACCAATAGAATCAATCTACAATAAaagattaaatgaaaataaacaaATGTTCAGGGAACAAATGACCAAAACACAACATATATTACACACTAAATAGATTTCAAACAGAAACATGCACCTTGCTACCCAGAACCAAATCTTTGCAACTCTTTCTAATGATAGATTCACCATCAGTATCAAACATCACAAATGTAGCTGCTTCTTCCCCATCATAGACCTCAGCCTTAATTATAAACCTACATAAATACCAAGAAACATCTAATAATTTAAACACCAATACAAATTACCTCAAATTTAACAATCAAACTAAACTTATAGACTTAAAGAACTTGCCTTggaatcaattcaagcacaaacATTGCGCATCCCCGACAGTAATAGAGACCTTGCTCAATAGTTAATGATTTATGACAGCGGCACGAGGTATAATACCATCTCTCCCCATCAACCAAATCACTTATTGTAGCCAATACTATGAATATACCCTCCTAAAAAACATAAACACATAAATAGGGTTCACTACTCTTATATATAGAAATTAACACATCTACATATCTAACAAATATCAACAAATTCCAATATACAGATTACCTCTGCAGTGGAATGCAACTCCTGAATTGTCTTCCTAGGAAACTGGGAAATAAACTCCTCATCAACAGTCACATAAGGAACCCCACCATCAATCTCACCAATAGGAATGTCAAAATCAATCCCATGCAATGCCAAACTACAAATAATAACAAAGCACAATCaagtaaattttatatatagatATTAATATGAAAACTAACttgaaaattaaaacaatacCCATTCCGAAAAGAGGTCACTTCAGGAATATCAGGGTTAAAAAGAATCTTAGTCCCATTCATGACATTTTGAATAACCACATTACCTAAAATATATAACCACAGAATTAAAATCATCAACTACCAATCAACTAACAATACTTAAAAGGTAGAAAAAATTCAGATACAACATAaccaaattaatttaaaaaatacctCTAAATGACTTAATTTTAGCCAACTGCACAACAACAACCGGTAAGTTGCTCCCATTTCCAGCTAACAATTCCTTCACAATGTCCACATAGTTTCCAAAGAGAGCACACCTGACCTTACCCCTATCAAACCACACACAAAATAAAGTAATTAAGTAAACAAACACAactgataaaaaaataataactaaaCATAATATTAGATGAAAATACTTGTCATCAATTAGCTCAAGCTCAATCTTCCTTGTTACATTTCCAGATTTTTCATACTGCCTCTCACTTGGAACTTCTGTAAGTAAtccaatctatatatatatgtaaagcacacttgagtttttgcattaaatacataagcaaaactcaagtgtgtaTTAAAagcaaccaaaaaaataaaaaactttgtaataaatatattaaacaataataaaactaaaattaaaaaaatatatattgtaaaaaactattcaactactaccattaaataaaaacattcataaacttaaaatttccttgagttttgtatttcacaaatattaaaaattaaattaaataagaaaataatatttattagcaaataatttacataaaataattttaaaattcaaaatattctatctatatatatataaaggagacttgagttttttacattaaatacatcaagtaattcctacctctacattaaaatgcactaaaaataaagaatttcatttgcaataaatatgttaaataataaaattaaaactgaataaattgtaatgtcaaaaactattcaactaccaacattaaataatatatttataaacttatttatcttcatttttataattatttatatattatatattaattacaaaatttCCTATACATTTAAGTAAAAGCTAAAtataatgtgataaaaaatTTTAACATATGtagataaaatattaattattgacctcaacttgagaaaaaattaaatttatataaaataaatatatgaaatatcagAAATAGTCAATGATTGAATACTCTTCGTAAAGAtatacttataatttttttaatagttacatgtgttgtttaatatagattgttataatgttgttttgtgttattttataaaataattttacatacataaaaaattaatatattataattatttaagtcttttagaatatctttttatatacattaaaaagtGTATAGAGTATACACAAGATGATATttagaataaaattttattaaataatatttttatatggaaacattatttataattaaaattaattaattttactaataaaaaattagcaaatagttttaaaattaaaaaatgccgcaataatttataaaaatatttttaaaattaacattattaaGTATGACGTGGATGTCAAAAAAGTATGACgtgtgtgtatttttttcagaaatttattcaattataaattttatctatttttttttcttttatttgtttgGAGGTGCAGGTTATTAGATAGTTGGATAATGCATTGGTTATACAGAGGGTGTAATTTTCATTTGCTTTTGGGTGTTTGTATGGGGTTTTTTGGCCATGTACTATGATGTTTTGACTCCTTTGAGAtttgggtactctttttcctaaTTAGGATTTTTTCCCAATGAGTTTCTTCCTactaaggttttaatgagacccTCTCTCAAAGTCATTATGTGGTCATTGGGTGGGGGTTTTGTATGCGACACGGACATGTGATTCGTTGCTGACCTGTTTTTGGAGGCTTTTTAATAATATGTTAttcagttttcaaaaaaaaaaacttaaagaagtataacagagaaaaataattaaggctaaaattaaaaattaattattttactaaataatattttagaatattaaaattataatttattgtaattataaaAGTTAAAGTTAATTAATTGTTGATAAAAAGTATAAGAAAACGTTGATATAATTTTACTggtgatattaaaacttattaattgatttaaaatatttgaaatgcactttataatttattgtatgttttaataaattcatttttaaatttttaaaattattataatgctaactattaaatttgaatagtattaattatttaaagaaaactctaatactcataatgaaatgttttaacacaattatttttattttattataatttatatgtaaaaaatgtttatttttttaaactataataaattttatattatgttgataaaattgtaaaaacacccgtgcaacgcacgggttttatATCTAGTATAatctaaaacaaaaacaatacaCAAAAATATTATTTCAAATCAACAGCAAGGCACATTACACATTACACATTGCTGATAAAAGAAAAACTATTTATGGTATCTATCATAACAAAAAACTATTTAACAAAATCATATACATTGCTAACAAAAATTGAATCTATACTAATCTGTACTAATAACTACAAGGTCAAAGATTTACCTATGAGATAATCAGAATCCCCCAAAGTAGCCTCAATCTCAGCAGAGTTCTTCAATGTCAACCCAACAGTTGGAATGATATCACAAGAATCAGGGACAGCACGAGTCCTTGAAGTGAAAAATATCTTGTACTCATGTTCACATGCACGAAATGCACCACCATTTACACCAACAGCAAAATAGGTTATCTTATACACATTACCATCAGCAAATTCACCTCGAAACTTCGGCATGTAATTCTTGTTAATATAAGCTTCAATTTTGACTCCCtacacaaaaaagaaaaatcaacacACAAACAATATTAAACATAATGTCGTTGAATAAAGCAAATTACcaacaaaaaaacacaaataacaaCCTGTTCATCAATTAGGACAAGATTAATGGCATAAGGTTTGGAAGGATCACCGACAGGAAACATCTCCCACACACGAAGAACGCGAACCTTGACTTTCCAGGTTTCTTTCCCAGGGAATAAAGATCGCAGCGGATTAAAAGTACCAGCTGTATAAGCCATCAATAAGATTATGTTGGATAGCAATTCTCAGATAAAAACACAAATCACAAAAGGTAAAATGAAGTGAGCAAGCACAAAGAAACAGCAAAGCATGACAGTATTTATAGACAATTGTAAAGCAAAACAACTGACACGAACTCCTTCTcagttttctctctttcttaaAGCAAAACAACTGACAATTTACAATTAAATCTAAATGACCAAAAATATACAGGCTGTATCAAATTGGATACCAACCACTCTTGTACTAACCTGACTTCTATAGAAGCTTCAGCAGGAGAACAAACAGCAACTCCTTCTCAGTTTTCTCTCTTTCTGACAATTGCATCTCACTATTCCCCTATGTTCGTTCAAACTTAACCCTAGTCCAAAATCACATCAAGGGAAAATTTTGGCTAACCCATACTCGATTGACTCAAATTACGTCAGTATGATGAAATCTCCAGCACTCAGCAAATCAATCAAGAAGCACGAGAAAGACTAACCAAATCAACAAACTCAACTCTTTCTAATATTTAACTCAATCATAAGACAGGTCCTCAGTACTTCCACAATCTGATTCACTAATCACCAAACCTAATCCCCAATGGAGAAGAACCGACTACAccattcaaaatcaaaatcgtTCTCTTCTCCTTCAAAATTCTACCCACTACACTTACACACATCAGGTACTATCAACCTACCCCTCAAACAATTGACGACAGACTAACATCATTACAGAGGACCGGAAAACGCAACCAACACTATTCCCATTCATCATCTCCATCTTCAACCAAAGAATGACATCAGGTTGAGAGGAGTCAGGTCAGAGAAACTACTGGGCTTCCTCTTTGGGCCAGCCCAACAACATCCACAAATGATCAATGGTGAAAACTAAATATAAGCAAGTGGGGCCactaaaaaaggaaattaacgGCCAGGATTGAGAGCTTTCTTAGGAACAATGTTCCTTCAAGCTCTCTTTTCAAGTTTAGTAgattctctcttctctccacTTCACTTTCACTTTAAGTGAGGTGAAGCAAAACTTTATCCAATAGCTAACTACCAGCATACAATCAACATATAGCAGAAAGACACCATTTCAGAAGGTTAGTACATGAATGATAAGATAAATAAACTAACGCAAATCTTTTCTGTTACAATATCAAGTAGTAatactttctttcttcttccttcttttcaTAATGTACTAAATTCCTCCTAAATCATCATTCATCACAAAATGAAGCAATCCCATCTCACATAGACGAGTCAGCTTGCAAGGCGCTACAAAAAGTCACAGGGATTCTTGATGGGGACCATGGAGAGAAAGGCCCAAGTGACGCAACATGCCAAAAAGGAATTCTTGAAATAAGAAAAGGTTTTCTTTATTAACATTATACAAGCCAAAGAACCT
This portion of the Lotus japonicus ecotype B-129 chromosome 3, LjGifu_v1.2 genome encodes:
- the LOC130744015 gene encoding uncharacterized protein LOC130744015; translated protein: MAYTAGTFNPLRSLFPGKETWKVKVRVLRVWEMFPVGDPSKPYAINLVLIDEQGVKIEAYINKNYMPKFRGEFADGNVYKITYFAVGVNGGAFRACEHEYKIFFTSRTRAVPDSCDIIPTVGLTLKNSAEIEATLGDSDYLIEVPSERQYEKSGNVTRKIELELIDDKGKVRCALFGNYVDIVKELLAGNGSNLPVVVVQLAKIKSFRGNVVIQNVMNGTKILFNPDIPEVTSFRNGLALHGIDFDIPIGEIDGGVPYVTVDEEFISQFPRKTIQELHSTAEEGIFIVLATISDLVDGERWYYTSCRCHKSLTIEQGLYYCRGCAMFVLELIPRFIIKAEVYDGEEAATFVMFDTDGESIIRKSCKDLVLGSKIDSIGEYPDAVKDIVGREFLFKVEKVCDHGVKFDDSFKVKKICDNLGVIEMFKSKVVVNTPTKLITDAFVSKLASGSNDHPLSDNMADYSGELSEIGGIAVSLDDISPVECSSVLSAAGCSADRDSSSGNVPRG